From one Lycium barbarum isolate Lr01 chromosome 6, ASM1917538v2, whole genome shotgun sequence genomic stretch:
- the LOC132598492 gene encoding shaggy-related protein kinase NtK-1, with product MASVGLAPTSGLRESSGHNAGVDRLPEEMNDMRIRDDKEIEAAIVDGNGTETGHIIVTTIGGRNGQPKQTISYMAERVVGQGSFGVVFQAKCLETGETVAIKKVLQDKRYKNRELQTMRLLDHPNVVSLKHCFFSTTDKDELYLNLVLEYVPETVHRVIKHYNKLNQRMPLILVKLYTYQIFRALSYIHRTIGVCHRDIKPQNLLVNPHTHQVKLCDFGSAKVLVKGEPNISYICSRYYRAPELIFGATEYTTAIDVWSAGCVLAELLLGQPLFPGESGVDQLVEIIKVLGTPTREEIKCMNPNYNEFKFPQIKAHPWHKIFHKRMPPEAVDLVSRLLQYSPNLRCAALDALIHPFFDELRDPNTRLPNGRFLPPLFNFKAHELKNVHAEVLLKLVPEHARKQCPSLGL from the exons ATGGCTTCTGTGGGCTTAGCACCTACATCGGGTTTGAGAGAATCCAGTGGCCATAATGCTGGGGTAGATAGGTTGCCTGAGGAGATGAATGACATGAGAATCAGGGATGATAAG GAAATTGAAGCAGCAATCGTTGACGGTAATGGGACTGAGACGGGCCACATAATAGTGACAACTATTGGCGGTAGAAATGGCCAGCCAAAACAG ACTATTAGTTACATGGCTGAACGTGTTGTTGGACAAGGATCGTTTGGAGTAGTGTTTCag GCAAAATGCTTAGAGACTGGTGAAACTGTTGCTATTAAGAAGGTTCTTCAAGATAAGAGATATAAGAACCGAGAGTTGCAGACCATGCGTCTTCTTGACCACCCTAATGTTGTGTCTCTGAAACACTGCTTCTTTTCCACAACTGATAAGGATGAACTCTATCTTAACTTGGTTCTTGAGTATGTACCTGAAACTGTTCACCGTGTTATCAAACACTACAACAAGCTGAACCAACGGATGCCATTGATACTTGTGAAGCTTTATACATATCAG ATTTTCAGGGCATTATCTTACATACACCGCACCATTGGAGTGTGTCACAGGGACATCAAACCTCAGAATCTTTTG GTGAACCCACATACCCACCAGGTTAAATTATGTGATTTTGGGAGCGCTAAAGTTCTG GTTAAAGGAGAACCAAATATTTCTTACATCTGCTCTAGGTATTATAGAGCACCAGAGCTCATATTTGGTGCAACAGAGTACACTACTGCTATAGACGTTTGGTCTGCTGGCTGTGTCCTAGCTGAGCTACTTCTTGGTCAG CCTCTGTTTCCAGGTGAAAGTGGAGTTGACCAGCTTGTTGAGATCATTAAG GTTTTGGGCACTCCTACAAGGGAAGAAATTAAATGTATGAATCCCAACTATAATGAGTTCAAATTTCCTCAAATTAAAGCTCATCCATGGCACAAG ATATTTCACAAGCGCATGCCTCCAGAAGCTGTTGATCTGGTCTCAAGACTGCTGCAGTACTCTCCTAACTTGCGCTGTGCTGCT TTGGATGCCTTGATTCACCCCTTTTTTGATGAGCTTCGTGATCCCAATACACGCCTGCCTAATGGACGCTTTCTTCCTCCCTTGTTTAACTTTAAGGCTCATG AGTTGAAGAATGTGCATGCAGAGGTATTATTGAAGTTGGTTCCGGAGCATGCCAGAAAACAGTGCCCGTCCCTTGGGTTATGA
- the LOC132598489 gene encoding polygalacturonase At1g48100-like isoform X2, with product MEFTRLCFSVFSIFLLSYVCSVHGRLYDYPKMSHFRALSQISLPPSPAPEGAPKIDNAIFNVLSYGAVGDGVTDDTQAFKMAWDAACQVDSAILLVPNHYSFMIQSTIFTGPCKSGLVFQIEGTIMPPDGPDSWPKNVSKKQWLVFYRINGMSMQGGGIIDGKGEKWWNLPCKPHKGINGTTPPGPCDSPVAMKFFMSSNLTVQGLKIKNSPLFHFRFDSCRDVHLDSLYIKAPPQSPNTDGIHIENTNDVTIRNSIISNGDDCISIGAGCYNVDIRNMTCGPSHGISIGSLGFRNSRACVSNITVADSTIKYSNNGVRIKTWQGGFGTVSKVNFNNIRMESVRNPIILDQYYCDKRSCANQTSAVYISDVIYSNIKGTYDVRSPPMHLACSNNVPCTNLTFLDVELYPAQGQKILEPFCWNAYGALRTLTIPPVFCLLEGTPQSLPSNDIDQC from the exons ATGGAATTCACTAGACTTTGCTTCTCGGTTTTTTCTATTTTCTTGCTTTCCTATGTCTGTTCAGTTCACGGTAGGCTTTATGATTACCCTAAAATGTCGCATTTTCGTGCATTGTCACAAATATCTCTGCCACCTTCCCCTGCACCTGAGGGTGCTCCAAAGATTGACAATGCCATTTTCAATGTGTTGTCTTATGGGGCTGTTGGTGATGGTGTGACCGACGACACACAAGCGTTTAAGATGGCTTGGGATGCTGCTTGTCAAGTTGATTCAGCTATTTTACTAGTTCCAAATCACTATTCCTTCATGATTCAATCCACAATATTCACTGGTCCTTGTAAAAGTGGACTAGTTTTTCAG ATCGAAGGAACCATTATGCCACCAGATGGACCTGATTCATGGCCAAAAAATGTCAGTAAGAAACAATGGTTAGTCTTTTACAGGATTAATGGGATGTCAATGCAAGGTGGTGGAATCATAGATGGTAaaggagaaaaatggtggaaccTCCCCTGTAAACCTCATAAA GGAATAAATGGAACAACTCCACCTGGTCCTTGTGACAGCCCTGTG GCTATGAAGTTCTTCATGAGCTCAAATTTGACAGTGCAAGGGCTTAAAATCAAGAACAGCCCGCTGTTCCATTTCAGATTTGACAGTTGCCGCGATGTCCACCTTGACTCACTTTACATAAAAGCACCCCCTCAAAGCCCCAATACTGATGGAATTCATATAGAAAACACCAATGACGTCACAATAAGAAATTCAATAATCTCCAATG GTGATGACTGTATTTCAATTGGTGCTGGTTGTTACAATGTTGATATAAGGAACATGACCTGTGGTCCAAGTCATGGAATAAG CATTGGCAGCTTGGGCTTTCGCAATTCCCGGGCATGTGTGTCCAACATTACAGTTGCAGATTCAACTATTAAGTATTCAAACAATGGTGTTAGGATCAAGACCTGGCAAGGAGGATTTGGGACAGTGTCCAAGGTTAATTTCAAcaacattagaatggaaagtgtCCGAAATCCGATAATTTTAGATCAATATTACTGCGACAAAAGAAGCTGCGCAAATCAGACTTCAGCAGTGTACATTTCTGATGTGATTTATTCAAACATAAAAGGGACTTATGATGTGAGAAGTCCACCAATGCATTTGGCTTGTAGTAACAATGTCCCTTGCACAAACTTGACATTTTTGGATGTGGAGTTATATCCAGCTCAAGGACAGAAAATCTTGGAACCATTTTGTTGGAATGCTTATGGAGCTCTTAGGACTCTTACAATTCCACCAGTTTTTTGCTTGTTGGAGGGAACACCTCAGTCATTGCCAAGTAATGATATTGATCAGTGCTGA
- the LOC132598489 gene encoding polygalacturonase At1g48100-like isoform X1 encodes MEFTRLCFSVFSIFLLSYVCSVHGRLYDYPKMSHFRALSQISLPPSPAPEGAPKIDNAIFNVLSYGAVGDGVTDDTQAFKMAWDAACQVDSAILLVPNHYSFMIQSTIFTGPCKSGLVFQIEGTIMPPDGPDSWPKNVSKKQWLVFYRINGMSMQGGGIIDGKGEKWWNLPCKPHKGINGTTPPGPCDSPVVSSKTHYFVPLDEKKLVQSIYLSGPCHKKVCLILQAMKFFMSSNLTVQGLKIKNSPLFHFRFDSCRDVHLDSLYIKAPPQSPNTDGIHIENTNDVTIRNSIISNGDDCISIGAGCYNVDIRNMTCGPSHGISIGSLGFRNSRACVSNITVADSTIKYSNNGVRIKTWQGGFGTVSKVNFNNIRMESVRNPIILDQYYCDKRSCANQTSAVYISDVIYSNIKGTYDVRSPPMHLACSNNVPCTNLTFLDVELYPAQGQKILEPFCWNAYGALRTLTIPPVFCLLEGTPQSLPSNDIDQC; translated from the exons ATGGAATTCACTAGACTTTGCTTCTCGGTTTTTTCTATTTTCTTGCTTTCCTATGTCTGTTCAGTTCACGGTAGGCTTTATGATTACCCTAAAATGTCGCATTTTCGTGCATTGTCACAAATATCTCTGCCACCTTCCCCTGCACCTGAGGGTGCTCCAAAGATTGACAATGCCATTTTCAATGTGTTGTCTTATGGGGCTGTTGGTGATGGTGTGACCGACGACACACAAGCGTTTAAGATGGCTTGGGATGCTGCTTGTCAAGTTGATTCAGCTATTTTACTAGTTCCAAATCACTATTCCTTCATGATTCAATCCACAATATTCACTGGTCCTTGTAAAAGTGGACTAGTTTTTCAG ATCGAAGGAACCATTATGCCACCAGATGGACCTGATTCATGGCCAAAAAATGTCAGTAAGAAACAATGGTTAGTCTTTTACAGGATTAATGGGATGTCAATGCAAGGTGGTGGAATCATAGATGGTAaaggagaaaaatggtggaaccTCCCCTGTAAACCTCATAAA GGAATAAATGGAACAACTCCACCTGGTCCTTGTGACAGCCCTGTGGTAAGTTCAAAAACACATTATTTTGTTCCTTTAGACGAAAAAAAACTAGTACAGAGTATATATCTTTCAGGGCCATGCCATAAAAAAGTATGTTTAATTTTACAGGCTATGAAGTTCTTCATGAGCTCAAATTTGACAGTGCAAGGGCTTAAAATCAAGAACAGCCCGCTGTTCCATTTCAGATTTGACAGTTGCCGCGATGTCCACCTTGACTCACTTTACATAAAAGCACCCCCTCAAAGCCCCAATACTGATGGAATTCATATAGAAAACACCAATGACGTCACAATAAGAAATTCAATAATCTCCAATG GTGATGACTGTATTTCAATTGGTGCTGGTTGTTACAATGTTGATATAAGGAACATGACCTGTGGTCCAAGTCATGGAATAAG CATTGGCAGCTTGGGCTTTCGCAATTCCCGGGCATGTGTGTCCAACATTACAGTTGCAGATTCAACTATTAAGTATTCAAACAATGGTGTTAGGATCAAGACCTGGCAAGGAGGATTTGGGACAGTGTCCAAGGTTAATTTCAAcaacattagaatggaaagtgtCCGAAATCCGATAATTTTAGATCAATATTACTGCGACAAAAGAAGCTGCGCAAATCAGACTTCAGCAGTGTACATTTCTGATGTGATTTATTCAAACATAAAAGGGACTTATGATGTGAGAAGTCCACCAATGCATTTGGCTTGTAGTAACAATGTCCCTTGCACAAACTTGACATTTTTGGATGTGGAGTTATATCCAGCTCAAGGACAGAAAATCTTGGAACCATTTTGTTGGAATGCTTATGGAGCTCTTAGGACTCTTACAATTCCACCAGTTTTTTGCTTGTTGGAGGGAACACCTCAGTCATTGCCAAGTAATGATATTGATCAGTGCTGA
- the LOC132598493 gene encoding zinc finger CCCH domain-containing protein 3 gives MPLGKYYCDYCDKEFQDTPAARRRHLQGVQHQRSKALWYDSLRNPQLFNDPDSFGKGVCNHFVRTGYCQYGDSCKYYHPKQNSQTVNQTGIPPGEISREGFHSSSQPFGSASFPGDVFREKAGASLGNLPPSLRPPPDGGYPPLPFVDWG, from the exons ATGCCATTGGGGAAATACTACTGCGATTACTGCGATAAGGAATTCCAGGATACTCCAGCAGCTCGGAGGCGACATCTTCAAGGTGTTCAACATCAGAGATCCAAAGCTCTTTGGTACGACTCCTTGCGCA ATCCTCAGTTATTTAACGATCCGGATTCGTTTGGTAAAGGAGTCTGCAATCACTTTGTTCGAACG GGGTATTGCCAGTATGGGGACTCCTGCAAATATTATCATCCCAAGCAAAACTCTCAAACTGTGAACCAAACGGGAATTCCTCCAG GGGAAATTAGTAGAGAGGGTTTTCACTCAAGTAGTCAACCTTTTGGTTCGGCCTCTTTTCCAG GTGATGTGTTCAGAGAAAAGGCCGGAGCATCGCTGGGCAATCTGCCTCCCTCCCTAAGACCTCCGCCTGATGGTGGTTATCCACCTCTCCCATTTGTTGACTGGGGATAG